The genomic interval TGCACAGGGCGGCGACCGCAGCAGAGCCGGCGAACATGCTGCGCATGACGGTATTCGGCTGGCCGCCTTTTGCTTTCCACTTGTCGGAGATCCAGCCGCCAATCAGTTCACCAATGAAACCACACATGAAGATCAGGAAAGTCGCACCGCCCATCGCCTTGATATCGAGGTTGTGGGCCTGGTGCAGGTAGCTGGGCATCCAGGTCAGCAGCCCGTAGAACACGCTGTTGTAGCAGGCATAGCCAGCAAACATGCACAGTACCGAACGGCTCTTGAGCAACGCCTTGAGCACCGCCTTGCGGTTGCCGTTGGCCTTGCTCGCGGCGTCGTTGGCCTGGGTGATGTAAGCCAGTTCAGCGGCGTTGACTTGCGGGTGCTCGCTGGGGTGGTTGCGGATGTACCACCAGGCCCAGATACCGGCAGCCACCGTGCCGACGCCAGCGACGATAAAGGCGATGCGCCAAGAATCGAACCAGGTGATCAGACCCGCGATGATAATTGCGCCGAATGCGGTGCCCAACGGCGCGCCGCCGTCGACCAGCGTGGCACCGCGGCCACGCTCGTTCGGCGTCAGCCAGGCGCCATTGAGCTTTGCGCCGGCGGGCATGATCGGCGACTCTGCCACGCCAAGGCCAATGCGCGTGACCAGCAAGGTGATCCAGTTGTGAGCAAACCCGCCCAAGGCCTGGAAGGCACCCCAGCCGATCGTCGCGACGCCAATGATATTGCGCACCTGGAAGCGGTCGAGTAGCACCCCGGCAGGAATCTGCATCAAGGCGTATGACCAGAAGAACGCGCTCAGGATCAAGCCTTCGAGCGCTGGAGTGAGCGCAAACTCGGCGGAAATCAACGGCAGTGCCACGGACAGCGAAGCGCGGTCGATGTAGTTGATCGCTGCCAGTAGCAGCAGGATCAGGAAGATGCGCCAGCGCACGGTGGTTGGCTTGGCGCTGTCGGTGTTGGCAGTCGCCAGGGCCGGTGCGGGGGCCGGAGGGTAGGGGCTGTTGTTCATGCTCATCTCACTTTTGTGATTGTTATGAAATGCTGCGGTGGCGCGGCCCTGCGCCACCGTCGGGTCAGAGCGTCTTCACCGCGCCGGGTGAGATGGCCGCAGGCGTCTCGCTGATGCCGTTTCGCAGTGGGGCGCCGAACTCCGCCAGGCTGATTTCGAACACATCGCCCTCAACGGCCTTGACCTGGTCGGCAAACGACAGCGTTGCAGTACCGAAGAAGTGGACGTGCACATCACCGGGGCGCAAAAACTGGCTGTACTTGAAATGGTGGTACTCGAGATTCTCCAACGAGTGGCACATGTTGTCCTCACCGCTGAGGAAATCCTTTTCCCAGATCACCTGGTCACCGCGCAGTATCCGGCTGGTGCCCTGCAGATGGCGTGGCAACTCGCCGACACGCAGTTCGGGGCCGAATGAGCAATTACGCAGCTTGGAATGTGCCAGGTACAGGTAGCTGCGCCGCTCCATCACGTGGTCGGAAAACTCGTTGCCGATGGCAAAGCCCAGCCGGTAGGGCAGGCCATCATCACCGATCACATACAGGCCAGCCAGTTCCGGTTCTTCACCAGCATCCTCGGCAAAGGCGGGGGGCTGCAAGGCTTGCCCTGGGCGGACGACGATCGAGCCATCGCCCTTGTAGAACCACTCTGGCTGCGCACCGGCGCTACCTGCGGGGGGACGGCCACCTTCAATGCCCCACTGGAACATGCGCGCGGTGTCGGTGAGCGCCGCCCCGTCATCGATTTTTTGTTGGTGCATCTTGTCGCGGGTGGAGGCACTGCCCAGGTGCGTGAGCCCGGTTCCGCTGATCAGACAGTGTGCCGGGTCTTCGTGGTCGAGCGGTGGAAGGACCCGGCATTCGTTCAAGGCATCGCTGTAGCGCTGGTCGGTGCTGTCCAGACCGCGTTCGAGCACTTCAGCGGCGAGGCTGCGCTGGTTGCGGATGGCAGCGAGGGCCAGTTCTCGCAGATGCGTGGTGTGGCGTACAACCTGAATCAGGTCGCCTTCCACTACGCCGACATGGCGCTGGGCGGGTGCAGTTTCAAATTGGATCAGGCGCATGCTGGCTCCGGTTTGTTGTTGTGGGGAAGCACTTGCCAGCCACTTTAAATTTCCATGGCATTGCTGCCTAATGAGAGCTGCGGACTGCCCGATAACTTTTAGTGATCCCCTATGCTGCCATCATTAAGCTCCATGGCTTCGCGCCTTCGTTTACGCCAACTGCGCCTTTTGATCAGCCTTGACGAACTGGGCTCGATACACAAAGCCGCAGAGGCGATGTCGATCACCCAGCCTGGCGCCACCAAGGCGCTTAATGAAATTGAGTCTACCCTTGGCGCAGTACTGTTCGAGCGGACCAGCAAAGGGCTCGAAGCCAATGACCTGGGCCGCTGTGTGGTGCGTTATGCGCGCTTGATTGGCAATGACCTTGCGCATCTGCGTGAAGAGATGCTGGGCATTCTCCAAGGACATGGGGGACGTTTGTCGGTGGGCACCATCATGGGCGCCGTGCCGATCATGGTGGAAGGCCTGGCACGTTTGCGCGAGAACCAACCGGACCTATCGGTATCGGTGGTAGAGGACACCAGTGACCGCTTGCTCAACCTGCTCGACCAAGGCCGTGTGGATGTGGTGATTTGCCGAACCAGCGTCAGCCCGAGACCTACAGCCTATGAAAGCCGCGTTAAACATCAGGAGCAGTTGGTGCTGGTGGCAAACCCGGCGCATCCGCTGGCAGCCTGCGCAGCGTTGACGCTTGAGCAATTGGCGCACTCGCGCTGGGTGGTGTTCCCGGTAAACATGCCCATGCGGCTTACCCTCGAGCGTGAGTTTCGCGAGGCCGGCTTGAGCTTTCCGCAGTACCCCATTGAAACCTCATCGACTTTCACGACGCTATCGATGCTTATGCAAGATCGCGATCTGCTCGCGGTGATGCCGTGGGATGTCGCCAGGATGGCCCTGGACCACGGCATGCTGGTGCGTTTGCCGCTGCAACTCAAGTCGCGCAGCGAGCCCTACGAGGTGGTGACACGGGTTGGTGTCGAGCTGAGCAAGCCTGCGCAGGTGCTCGTAGACATTTTGATGGACCAAACCCCTTCGAGTGCCCGCGAGGCCCAATGAGAGTCAGAGCTTCATTACACAGACCGGACAGTTTGGTGCAAGTCGATGAGAAATCGCGGACAAAAGAAAGCCCGCTGCTAGGCGTAATGCTGTTCACTTAGGGCTGCTGCGCAGCCCATCGCGGCACAAGGCCGCTCCTACCACGACCGCGTAAGCCAATATTCACGGGGCTCACGCGGATACTGTAGGAGCGGCCTTGTGCCGCGAAAGGGCCGCAGAGCGGCCCCGGCGATCTTAAGTGAACAGCATTACGCTGCTAGGTGGGCAAGGTCTATCACATGTAGGGATAGCGATTCGGCTCACTGGCTGCAGCCGCTGTCATTTCAGCCAATTTCCCGCCTCTTCTAAAAAGTGCATGACAGCTCGCGAGCGCTCGTCCACGCGTGTAATGAGCGACAATTCGCTCTGCATGTCTGGCTGTTTCAGCTGAAGCGTACGGATGCCCGGCATGCTCAGCTGCGTAAGGGTTTCCGGGAGGATGCTAATCCCGATGCCGGCGGCTATCAGGCCGGGAATACTCATCAGCGACGGTACGTACATGATGTTGGCGGGATGCAGCTGGTACTGCCGGCATAATTGCAAGATGTGCGAGGTGAGGCCGATCCCCGCCGGGTCTTCCAGAAAGATGAACTTCTCTTGCCGAAGGGATGCCAGATCGCCGTTGAAATCCCGCGCCAGCGCATGGTTGTCCGGGGTTAGAAGGACTAACCTGGAGAGGCTGAAACAGTGGGTGCGTAGTCGGTCGGGCAAATGGTCTTTGAAGATACGGGCAAAGCCGATATCGATTTTCCCTTCAAGCAATAAATCGAATTGGGCCTGAATCCGCGCATCCAGCAACGTTACCTTAACCTCGGGATAGGCGCCGAAGTAATGCCGCATCAGTTGAGGGAGGTTAGCTTCGAGCAACGCCGAGTGGTAACCGATCGTGATCTCTCCAATTTCCCCCCGCCTAGCCCGCCGAGCAGCGGCTACCGCCAGGTCACTGGAATAGAGCGCATCCTTGGCGTGGGGTAGGAACGCTGCGCCGGCAGCAGTCAGTTCCACCCCGCGGTTGGCACGTCGAAACAGCGCTACCCCCAATTCGCTCTCCAGGGTTTTGATCAGCTGACTCAGGGCCGGCTGGGCGATCTCAAGCTGCTCCGCGGCCTTGCTGAAATGCTGGAATGTTGCGGCGCAGACAAACGCACGTAGATGACGTAGCTCCATCAAAGCCCCTCTATAAGCTTACCTTATGGAAATCTCCAGAATTCGATAATTATTTTGCAGGCAAAAGCTTCTAAAGTCGACTCAGTACCAGCCCACACCCAGATCGGGCGTATCCCATAACAATAACGACTGAGACCCTCATGAAAACTACAGAGCCCTCTGTTGCAGACAGTCAGATGTCAAAAAAGGCGGTGACAGCCGCCACCATTGGTACAGCGTTGGAGTGGTTCGATTTCACCCTGTACGGTGCTGTTTCCGCGACCGTGCTACCGAAACTGTTCTTTCCCGCAATGGAGCCGACTTCAGGGCTGCTCGCTTCCTTGGCGACCTTCGGCGTAGGTCTGGCAGCGCGGCCATTAGGGGCGATCACATGTGGTTACCTCGGTGACAAACTCGGGCGCCGCAACCTCATGCTCGCGACAGTGACGCTGATGGGCTTGGCTTCGGTGTTGATGGGGCTGCTGCCGACCTACGCACAGGTGGGCATCTGGGCGCCCATCATGTTGGTGATTTTGCGAATCCTTCAGGGTTTTGCTTTGGGTGGGGAGTCCACGGGCGCCCAGCTGATGGCGTTGGAGCATGCACGGCCAGACCGACGTGGACGTTATTCTGGGTTTCTGGGCCTTTGTTCACCAATGAGCCAAATCTTGGCAAACGGCGCGTTGTTAGGGCTGGCGGGATTCCTGAGCGCAGAACAATTTGAGTCTTTCGGTTGGCGGATTCCCTTCCTCTTGAGCTTCGTGCTCGTGGTGGTGGCGATCTTCATTCGGCTCAAGGTCAGCGAGACACCAGCCTTTGTCGCTTTGAAGCAGGACGAAACACCCCACGTTGGAAGCCCTTTGAAAGATGTGCTGAGGATCCATTCTCGTACCATCTTGCGGCTGATGTTCTTTTTCTGCTCACCCGCTGCTCTGTTTTACCTGATCGTGATTTTCACACTCAGCTACCTGGTCAAGCAACTCGGTATGCCGCAGTCCATGGGGTTCATGTCCCTGATGGTGGCTAACGTCTGCGCGATTTTTGGCGCGCTGGCTGGCGGGTACCTCAGTGACCGGTGGGGACGCAAGAAAGCGCTCGCCTTCGGCTCATGCATGACCCTCGGGATTCTGCTGGTGTACTTCCCAATGCTGAACACGCAGCAACCCGCCATGATCATGGCCGCCATGGGACTGTTCCTTGGATTCACCCAGTTCCAGAGCGGGATCCAACCCGTTGCATTCGCCGAAGCATTCCCCACCAACGTGCGCTACACCGGCTCGGCCCTGGCTTATACCGGCGCCAACCTGCTGATTGGCGGCCCGATGCCTATCCTCGCCGTGTGGCTGATGAGTCAGACCGGCAATTCGCCATGGTTGCTCGTCGCGATATGCGCTGCGATCAACCTGGTGTCGCTTGCGATGATCCTGATAGGGCCAGAAACCCGCGGAATCGATCTCAGCAAGTCCGAACCAGCAGAGAACGTAACCTTCAGCAACTCCCCTCAATACCTCAAGTGAAAGCGGAGCCATACCATGAGTCGCGCAGTTTTTGTCCTGAATGGCCCCAACCTGAACATGTTGGGTCGCCGCGAGCCGGAAATTTACGGCACAACGACCCTGCAGCAGGTTCAGCAAAGCTGTGAGCAGCTTGCAAACGAGCTGGATCTGGTTTGCGAGTTTCGTCAAACGAACAGCGAAGCGGTGATGGTTGACTGGATCCAGGAGGCATTCGACAAGAACGCCGCAGTGATCATCAATCCGGCTGGCCTTTCGTTTAATTCAATCCCGGTGCTCGATGCGCTGAAATTGATCAAGGCGCCACTGGTGGAAGTCCACATTTCGAACATTCATGCCCGCGATGAGCTCCATCGACACTCGATCATGTCCACCGTGGCTAATGGCGTGATTGCAGGATTGGGGGTGGAGGGATATCTGCTGGCGCTTAGAGCAGTGTGTACACGGCTATCCGAACGATGGCCAACAAGCCTTGCTGCCTCGGCCTCGCGCTGAAATCAAGCGTGTGACTGAAGCGCAAGACATCCATAGGAGCTCTTGAAATAACCGTTGTTAAATCAGAGCTCCTTTCGGTCATCAGCGGGACATCCAGCCTATCGTAGCCGCGAGGTCTTCGTCGCTACAGTCACTGCAGAGTCCACGTGGTGGCATGACACTCAATCCATTCACTACGTTTTTGAGCAGTACGTCTTGCCCTTGAGCCAGGCGTGGTTGCCATGCAGCGACATCACCTTTCTTAGGCGCGTTGGGGAGTTGACCGTTGTGGCACATGGCGCAGGTTTTCGCGAATACGGCCTCAGGCTCTTGGCCTGCCTGGGCAGAAGCAATCATGAAGGCTGTAGCGGCAATCAGCAGTGTTTTTCTCATGGATGATCTTCTTCTTGTTGTTCAAAAATTGTCTTTCCACTTGCGCATGGCAGCAAAGCATTCTTCGGCGGTTGTGATGGCCAAGCCCGCTTGGCGTTGGACAACCTCAACGATCTTCGCTTCCCGCACACGGAGGAACGGGTTAATTGCGCGTTCAACGCTAATGTAGGTAGGCAAAGTGCACTGCCCGCGATTGCGGATTTCGCTGACCTCAGCCAAGCGCTCGGCGATTTGCTGATTGCCTGGGTCGACAGCCAAAGCAAAGGGCAGGTTGGAGAGGGTGTACTCATGTGCGCAGTACACCCGCGTCTGCTCTGGGAGCACGGCAAGGCGTTCGAGCGACGTCAGCATCTGCAGCGGCGTACCCTCGAAGAGGCGCCCACAGCCGGCGCTGAACAGCGTGTCCCCGCTAAACAGCACATCCTCATCAACCAGGTGATAGGCCAGGTGCCCGCAAGTATGGCCAGGCACCCCGATCACGCGAATGGTTCGCCCCAGTACCTGGATTGAATCACCGTCCTTCAGTGGCCGATCCCTGGCAGGGATCGGCTCGTTTGCAGGGCCATGCACGCGGAGATCGAACGCAGACTTCAGTTTCTCGACACCGCCCACATGGTCGCTATGATGGTGAGTGATCAGCACATCGGTGAGCGCCCAGCCGGGATGCTCAGCCAACCAGGCTTGAACTGGCCCGGCATCACCTGGATCTACAACCGCACAGGCCTGGTTTGAGTGATCGAGCAGAAGCCAGATGTAGTTGTCGGTAAACGCCGTGATTGCGCAAATCTCCAGGCGGTTGTCGGCGATGGTAGTCATGCCGCATGCGTCCTCAGAGCATCGGCAATGTACTCCGCCTGACGAATCGCCAGGCTGACGATCGTCAGGGTAGGGTTCTCGGCTGCGCTGGTGGTGAACTGACTGCCATCTGAAATGAACAGATTTGGAACTTCATGGCTTTGCCCGTATTTGTTGCAAACACCATCGGCTTCCTTGTGGCTCATACGACAAGTGCCCATGTTATGAGTCGAGGGGTAGGGTGGTACGCGGTGGGTCTTCAGTGCACCGACGGCCTCATAGACCGCGCTACCTTGCTGATAGGCGTGCTCGCGCATTGCAATATCGTTGGGGTGGTCGTCGTAGTGCACGTTGGCCACAGGAATGCCAAAGCGGTCTTTGACGTTATCGCTCAGGGTAATGCGATTGGATTCCCGGGGCATGTCCTCACCGACCAGCCACATGCCAGCCAGATGCGTGTAGTTGTCCATGACGCGGGTGAAGTCGCGTCCCCAGGCGCCGGGGTTGAAGAACGCAGCCATGAAGGAAGGGCCAAGCGAGATGGTTTCCATTTCGTAGCCTCCGACAAAGCCCCTGTCGGGATTGAAGTGCACCTCGTCACCGATCAGGCCGGCCATGATGGTGCCGCGATAGAAATGCACAGGGTCCTTGAACTCTGCGAACACAGATCCGGTGGTATGGCGCATGTAGTGTTTACCGACCATCCCGGAGCCGTTGCCAATACCATGAGGGAACAATGTGCTGGTCGAATTAAGCAGTAGGCGAGGGGTTTCAATGGCATTGCCTGCGACCGCAACAAGTCGCGCTTT from Pseudomonas fortuita carries:
- a CDS encoding MFS transporter, with the translated sequence MKTTEPSVADSQMSKKAVTAATIGTALEWFDFTLYGAVSATVLPKLFFPAMEPTSGLLASLATFGVGLAARPLGAITCGYLGDKLGRRNLMLATVTLMGLASVLMGLLPTYAQVGIWAPIMLVILRILQGFALGGESTGAQLMALEHARPDRRGRYSGFLGLCSPMSQILANGALLGLAGFLSAEQFESFGWRIPFLLSFVLVVVAIFIRLKVSETPAFVALKQDETPHVGSPLKDVLRIHSRTILRLMFFFCSPAALFYLIVIFTLSYLVKQLGMPQSMGFMSLMVANVCAIFGALAGGYLSDRWGRKKALAFGSCMTLGILLVYFPMLNTQQPAMIMAAMGLFLGFTQFQSGIQPVAFAEAFPTNVRYTGSALAYTGANLLIGGPMPILAVWLMSQTGNSPWLLVAICAAINLVSLAMILIGPETRGIDLSKSEPAENVTFSNSPQYLK
- a CDS encoding c-type cytochrome, whose translation is MRKTLLIAATAFMIASAQAGQEPEAVFAKTCAMCHNGQLPNAPKKGDVAAWQPRLAQGQDVLLKNVVNGLSVMPPRGLCSDCSDEDLAATIGWMSR
- the araD1 gene encoding AraD1 family protein yields the protein MRLIQFETAPAQRHVGVVEGDLIQVVRHTTHLRELALAAIRNQRSLAAEVLERGLDSTDQRYSDALNECRVLPPLDHEDPAHCLISGTGLTHLGSASTRDKMHQQKIDDGAALTDTARMFQWGIEGGRPPAGSAGAQPEWFYKGDGSIVVRPGQALQPPAFAEDAGEEPELAGLYVIGDDGLPYRLGFAIGNEFSDHVMERRSYLYLAHSKLRNCSFGPELRVGELPRHLQGTSRILRGDQVIWEKDFLSGEDNMCHSLENLEYHHFKYSQFLRPGDVHVHFFGTATLSFADQVKAVEGDVFEISLAEFGAPLRNGISETPAAISPGAVKTL
- the gloB gene encoding hydroxyacylglutathione hydrolase; the protein is MTTIADNRLEICAITAFTDNYIWLLLDHSNQACAVVDPGDAGPVQAWLAEHPGWALTDVLITHHHSDHVGGVEKLKSAFDLRVHGPANEPIPARDRPLKDGDSIQVLGRTIRVIGVPGHTCGHLAYHLVDEDVLFSGDTLFSAGCGRLFEGTPLQMLTSLERLAVLPEQTRVYCAHEYTLSNLPFALAVDPGNQQIAERLAEVSEIRNRGQCTLPTYISVERAINPFLRVREAKIVEVVQRQAGLAITTAEECFAAMRKWKDNF
- a CDS encoding GMC family oxidoreductase, translated to MTTFNFDDDSVVVIIGSGAGGGTLANELCQKGIPVVLLEAGQRQSSATFINDEWPSFEQLSWGDTRTTSGSWQIAKDFPNLPAWICKTVGGTTTHWAGASLRFQEHEFRARQTYGDIKDANLLDWPLTLADLEPFYARAEDKMGVTRTNDIPGLPGNNNFQVMYNGARKLGYKKCSTGHMAINSRARAGRAQCMQLGFCFQGCKMGAKWSTLYTEIPAAEATGKLELRTQAHAVKIEHDAKGRATGVVYADAQGRLQRQKARLVAVAGNAIETPRLLLNSTSTLFPHGIGNGSGMVGKHYMRHTTGSVFAEFKDPVHFYRGTIMAGLIGDEVHFNPDRGFVGGYEMETISLGPSFMAAFFNPGAWGRDFTRVMDNYTHLAGMWLVGEDMPRESNRITLSDNVKDRFGIPVANVHYDDHPNDIAMREHAYQQGSAVYEAVGALKTHRVPPYPSTHNMGTCRMSHKEADGVCNKYGQSHEVPNLFISDGSQFTTSAAENPTLTIVSLAIRQAEYIADALRTHAA
- the aroQ gene encoding type II 3-dehydroquinate dehydratase — translated: MSRAVFVLNGPNLNMLGRREPEIYGTTTLQQVQQSCEQLANELDLVCEFRQTNSEAVMVDWIQEAFDKNAAVIINPAGLSFNSIPVLDALKLIKAPLVEVHISNIHARDELHRHSIMSTVANGVIAGLGVEGYLLALRAVCTRLSERWPTSLAASASR
- a CDS encoding LysR family transcriptional regulator, whose amino-acid sequence is MLPSLSSMASRLRLRQLRLLISLDELGSIHKAAEAMSITQPGATKALNEIESTLGAVLFERTSKGLEANDLGRCVVRYARLIGNDLAHLREEMLGILQGHGGRLSVGTIMGAVPIMVEGLARLRENQPDLSVSVVEDTSDRLLNLLDQGRVDVVICRTSVSPRPTAYESRVKHQEQLVLVANPAHPLAACAALTLEQLAHSRWVVFPVNMPMRLTLEREFREAGLSFPQYPIETSSTFTTLSMLMQDRDLLAVMPWDVARMALDHGMLVRLPLQLKSRSEPYEVVTRVGVELSKPAQVLVDILMDQTPSSAREAQ
- a CDS encoding MFS transporter, with translation MNNSPYPPAPAPALATANTDSAKPTTVRWRIFLILLLLAAINYIDRASLSVALPLISAEFALTPALEGLILSAFFWSYALMQIPAGVLLDRFQVRNIIGVATIGWGAFQALGGFAHNWITLLVTRIGLGVAESPIMPAGAKLNGAWLTPNERGRGATLVDGGAPLGTAFGAIIIAGLITWFDSWRIAFIVAGVGTVAAGIWAWWYIRNHPSEHPQVNAAELAYITQANDAASKANGNRKAVLKALLKSRSVLCMFAGYACYNSVFYGLLTWMPSYLHQAHNLDIKAMGGATFLIFMCGFIGELIGGWISDKWKAKGGQPNTVMRSMFAGSAAVAALCILLVAYTPDAGLVIALLCVALFFIRWCGMYWCLPAILGGKSKAGVLGGSMNFCGNMVGVLVPILIGLIVQFTGSYFLALIFFVVMAFGLMLFSGLIDYRERGLA
- a CDS encoding LysR family transcriptional regulator yields the protein MELRHLRAFVCAATFQHFSKAAEQLEIAQPALSQLIKTLESELGVALFRRANRGVELTAAGAAFLPHAKDALYSSDLAVAAARRARRGEIGEITIGYHSALLEANLPQLMRHYFGAYPEVKVTLLDARIQAQFDLLLEGKIDIGFARIFKDHLPDRLRTHCFSLSRLVLLTPDNHALARDFNGDLASLRQEKFIFLEDPAGIGLTSHILQLCRQYQLHPANIMYVPSLMSIPGLIAAGIGISILPETLTQLSMPGIRTLQLKQPDMQSELSLITRVDERSRAVMHFLEEAGNWLK